One part of the Hippopotamus amphibius kiboko isolate mHipAmp2 chromosome 14, mHipAmp2.hap2, whole genome shotgun sequence genome encodes these proteins:
- the LOC130835927 gene encoding serine/arginine repetitive matrix protein 1-like has translation MAARPPPAARRADPTPAPPPPPPPRAPARSRRVARAARELPLPARPRPGSPPPERPSWRRKRASRRRFRGAALVPSPEPGGRGPARSAGPRAARPYRVRTAASASEAGPAPAPSRHARRPLWRGRRGPASPRGGLVARPRGAFLSLRRRELRPGARAPRGSRCVAAEGAVGPGSSASPALGEGPAAGPGARGSVTELPSRTGVRSGALHCLPRGLALDVHGAFALSGVCENPDECVWPASRGDVGPPGPPPARTPVGRVEPPVPPLCVPRHPPLAGRRPCASAVRSAG, from the exons ATGGCCGCGCGCCCCCCGCCTGCGGCCCGCCGGGCGGACCCGacccccgcgccgccgccgccgccgccgcccagaGCCCCGGCCCGATCCCGCCGGGTCGCGCGCGCCGCCCGGGAACTTCCGCTCcccgcgcggccccgccccggaAGCCCTCCGCCCGAGCGGCCCTCCTGGCGCCGGAAGCGAGCGTCGCGCCGTCGGTTCCGCGGCGCCGCC CTCGTCCCGAGTCCGGAGCCCGGCGGCCGGGGCCCAGCACGCTCGGCGGGCCCGCGCGCGGCTCGTCCTTACCGCGTGAGAACGGCGGCCTCCGCCTCGGAGGCTGGCCCGGCGCCCGCGCCGTCCCGGCACGCGAGGCGGCCGTTGTGGCGTGGCCGCCGCGGCCCGGCGTCTCCTCGCGGCGGCCTTGTGGCGAGACCCAGAGGCGCCTTCCTCAGCCTCAGGCGGCGGGAGCTGCGACCGGGGGCGAGAGCGCCCCGCGGGAGCCGGTGTGTTGCGGCCGAGGGCGCCGTCGGGCCGGGCTCGAGCGCGAGCCCCGCGCTGGGAGAGGGGCCAGCCGCCGGGCCCGGGGCGCGGGGCTCCGTTACGGAGCTTCCCTCCCGGACCGGAGTCCGCTCGGGCGCCCTGCACTGCCTTCCGCGAGGCCTGGCCCTGGACGTCCATGGTGCCTTCGCCTTGTCCGGTGTCTGCGAGAATCCCGATGAGTGCGTGTGGCCGGCCTCCCGCGGTGACGTCGGCCCGCCTGGCCCGCCGCCGGCGAGGACCCCGGTAGGCCGGGTGGAGCCCCCCGTGCCGCCGCTGTGTGTGCCCAGGCACCCTCCGCTGGCCGGCCGCCGCCCCTGCGCCTCGGCTGTGCGCTCCGCCG GGTGA